A genomic region of Eucalyptus grandis isolate ANBG69807.140 chromosome 5, ASM1654582v1, whole genome shotgun sequence contains the following coding sequences:
- the LOC120293752 gene encoding ribulose bisphosphate carboxylase large chain-like, whose product MRLKQLIVGFKALRALCLEDLRIPPSYTKNFQGPPHGIQVERDKLNKYGRPLLGCTIKPKLGLFAKNYGRAVYECLRGGLDFTKDDENVNSQPFMRWRDRFLFCAKAIFKSQAETGEFKGHYLNATAGTCEEMIKRVVFARELGVHIVMHDYLTGGFTANTSLAHYCRDNGLLLHIHRAMHAVIDRQKNHGIHFRVLAKALRMSGGDHIHSGTVVGKLEGERDITLGFVDLLRDDFIEKGRSHGIYFTQDWVSLPGVLPIASGGIHVWHMPALTKIFGDDSILQFGGGTLGHPWGNAPGAVANRVALEACVEARNEGPDLTREGNEIIREASKSPKLAAACEVWKEIKFEFEAMDTL is encoded by the coding sequence ATGCGATTAAAACAACTTATAGTTGGGTTCAAAGCCCTGCGCGCTCTATGTCTGGAGGATCTACGAATCCCTCCTTCCTATACGAAAAATTTCCAAGGCCCGCCTCATGGCATCCAAGTTGAGAGAgataaattgaacaaatatggGCGTCCCCTATTAGGATGTACTATTAAACCAAAATTGGGGTTATTCGCTAAGAACTACGGTAGAGCAGTTTATGAATGTCTTCGTGGTGGACTTGATTTTACGAAAGATGATGAGAACGTGAACTCACAACCATTTATGCGTTGGAGAGACCGTTTCTTATTTTGTGCCAAAGCAATTTTTAAATCACAGGCTGAAACAGGTGAATTCAAAGGGCATTACTTGAATGCTACTGCAGGTACATGCGAAGAAATGATCAAAAGGGTTGTATTTGCCAGAGAATTGGGAGTTCATATCGTAATGCATGACTACTTAACAGGGGGATTTACTGCAAATACTAGCTTGGCTCATTATTGCCGAGATAATGGACTACTTCTTCACATCCATCGTGCAATGCATGCAGTTATTGATAGACAGAAAAATCATGGTATACACTTTAGGGTACTAGCTAAAGCCTTACGTATGTCTGGTGGAGATCATATTCACTCTGGTACTGTAGTAGGTAAACTTGAAGGAGAAAGAGACATTACTTTGGGCTTTGTTGATTTACTACGTGatgattttattgaaaaagGTCGAAGCCACGGTATTTATTTCACTCAAGATTGGGTCTCTCTACCAGGTGTTCTGCCCATAGCTTCTGGGGGTATTCACGTTTGGCATATGCCTGCTTTGACCAAGATCTTTGGAGATGATTCCATACTACAATTCGGCGGAGGAACTTTAGGACACCCTTGGGGAAATGCACCGGGTGCCGTAGCTAATCGAGTAGCTCTAGAAGCATGCGTAGAAGCTCGTAATGAGGGACCTGATCTTACTCGTGAGGGTAATGAAATTATCCGTGAGGCTAGCAAGAGTCCTAAACTAGCTGCTGCTTGTGAAGTATGGAAAGAgatcaaatttgaattcgaaGCAATGGATACTTTGTAA
- the LOC120293753 gene encoding uncharacterized protein LOC120293753, whose translation MVEILIGSNFKRWKQDIEFALGIVDMDLALREDEPVRPNDQNIVDQKAHYARWEKSNRLSLIAMKRSIAEHLISGLPYAKQFLEAVGERYRVSDKAEAGNLLSKLTDMRYDVAIGIREFILKMVHIQSKLKAHEIVISENYIVHHALNVLPAKFSHIKTAYSA comes from the coding sequence ATGGTTGAGATATTAATTGGATCAAATTTCAAGAGATGGAAGCAAGATATAGAGTTTGCTTTGGGCATCGTTGATATGGACTTGGCTCTACGTGAGGATGAACCTGTCAGGCCCAATGATCAAAATATTGTAGATCAAAAGGCCCATTATGCTAGATGGGAAAAATCTAATCGACTGAGCCTCATTGCCATGAAGAGGTCCATTGCTGAGCATTTGATTAGTGGTTTGCCGTATGCCAAACAGTTCCTTGAAGCAGTGGGAGAAAGATATAGAGTTTCAGATAAGGCTGAAGCTGGGAACTTGCTGAGTAAGTTAACGGACATGAGGTATGATGTTGCTATAGGTATTAGagaatttatattgaaaatggtCCACATTCAGTCCAAACTTAAGGCCCATGAAATTGtcatttctgaaaattatattgTGCATCATGCCTTAAATGTTTTGCCAGCTAAATTCAGCCATATTAAGACTGCTTATAGTGCTTAG